The sequence ACCACCCCGTCCAGCGGCCGGAACGACCACCAGCGCGGCGGCAGGAAGCGCTTGACCTTTCGGCCGTCGGCGGTGTCGAGCACGTGCAGGGCGCCGAGCGCGATGATCGTCATCGCGACGCCGAGGATCATCACCAGCAGCTTCAGCAGCGTCGGTGAACTGCTGTAGCGCGAGTCGACGGTGGCCGAGAACTCCAGGCCGGGCGGCGCGGGCCCGGAAAGGTCGGTGAAGACGCCGACGATCTGCGGGCGGAAGTCGTAGCCGCCGCGTTCCCCGCTCAGCGGCGCGCCGGGGTCGTCGCTGTCGGGTCCCTTGACCAAGCCCACGAACTCGCCGGTGACCTTGTCGGCGTGCGCGGTGAAGACCAGGCGTTCGCACTGCGGGCTGAGCACCTGGTCCAGGGGCGCGCTGACCACCGGGGTGTTGCGCACGATGACGAGCAGGTCGCTGTTGACCCGCTCGATGAGCAGGCCGCGGTCGACGGCCTTGGGTGCCTGCTTGGGCACCGTCGACAACAGCACCGTGCGGCCCGCGTATTCTTCGCCGTCCGCACCGACCAGCCCGGCGGCCACCCGGCACGGCACGCTGATCGTCAGATCGGTGGCCACGTAGCCGATCAGCGGCGCGTTGACGCTCTGCAGCACGCCGTCCTGGGGCCAGTTCAGCTCTGCGGTGGTCTGCTTGACCGGCAGCAGCGGGGTCGCGATCGCCAGCGCCGCGCCGAGCAGACCGGCGACGATGGCGACCAGCCGCGCGGTCCGATGGTTCGCCCCGACTTGGCCAGTCACGGGGCTTGATCGTAATTGGGCAGGCGGATGGCCAGCACGAACGGTCCGATCTCGGAGACGTCGAAGCGCGGGTCGTCGAACAGGGCTTCGTCGAGGGCGACGTGGTAGCGGCGCACGTTGGGCTGGTTGGGGTAGACGTCGGAGGCCAGCCGCAGCGTGTAGGTGTCAGTCGAACTAGCTGGGCCGCCGCGGCGCATGAGAAACACCGTCGGCGGCTTCCACGGCAGCGCGTCGAGGGCCTCGATGAACGCGTCGGCGTCGGTCAGCTTGGCCCAGCTCTCGATCGCCTCGGCGCGCTTCTCGAACTGCGCAAGCGGGTTGGCGTAGTGCGACGTCAGCCCCTGAAACCCGTAGTAGGGGTAGTAGGACAGGAAGCTGTAGTCGGCGGTCATCACCACGGTTTCGTTGCGCGGCAGGCCCGTCGTCTCGCGGATCTTCACGTCGAGCTCGCGGTAGTAGCGCTCCGAGCCGGGCGGGCGCCGGTCGGCGCGTTGGCCGTAGCCGTCGGTGTCGGTGTAGGCGACGGCGATGTCGGGGCGCAGCACGTCGGGGATGTCCTGGCTGTAGGTCACCGCGCCGATGGCGCCGATGGTGGCGGCCGCGGCGACGACGCGCTTGGCGTTCTCGGGTTTCGCCCGGGCCGCCACCGCACGGGTCACCTCCAGGAAGCCGAACGCGCCCGCGGCGGCCAGCAGCACGGTCAGCGTCGGGTTGAGCCGGAACGACAGCAGCGTCGTGCCGGCCAGCGTGGTCAGCATCGACAGCAGCGACCACGCGTAGACGGCCAGCACCGCGATCGCCAGCGCGCCGGCGCGGGTGGACGAACGTGCCCGCCACACCAGCCACAGCGTGCCGAGCATGCACAGCGCGCCGAGCAGGGTGAAGTGCAGCATCGGGAACTCGAGCTCGGCGCCCACCGAAGGCAGATAGTGCTGGGCGGTGCCCGAATCGGCGGGCTCGTCCTTGATCGCGGCGGCCAGCCACGGGCCCCAGCCGATCAGCGCGATCGCCCCGGAGAGGGCTCCGATGGCGACAAGCCGCAGCAGCGGCTCAAGGCGGCGGCGCGCGACCGCCAGGACGAAAGCCATGATCGCCAACGTGAACGCGGCGAACACGAACAGCAGGGTGTAGAACAGCGCGGTGACGCCGAGGAAGATGCCGACGCCGATCACCGCGGCCCACCCGCCGTTGCGGGTGCCGCCCCGCAGTCCCGACCAGGCCAGCACGAACACCGGCGGCAGCAGCGCGGTGATCATCGCGGCGTACGGCTCGGCCGGTGCGTAGGCGAGCGTCGCCGCGGCGGTGGCCGTCGCGACGATCAACGCGTACTCGAAGCGAATCATCTCGGCCCACAACACGAATGCGGCGGTGATCGCGACCGTGATGGAGATGATCGCCCACGGTTTGAACATCTCCCAGCCGGGCATGCCGGTCAGATCGGCGAGCCGGCCGCCGATCCAGAACCAGCCCGGCGGATAGAACGGCGGCAGACCGTAGTAGGTCATGTCGTGCAGCGCGGCGGTGTCGGTGAACCGGGTCAGGTACTCGGTGCGGAACTGCTGGTCGACCGAAATACCGTGCAGGTAAAGCTTGGTGGCGCCCAGCGGCATCGCCAGGGTGACCACCGAGAACGCCGAAAGGAACACCGTCGCGCCGGCCCACGCGAGCAGGCGCCTGCCGCGCCGCCACACCCAGCCCGACCCGAACAGCCCTGCCAGACAACCGACCTGGCCGACGGTGGTCAGTGCGTGCAGCTGGTTGGACGAGTTGTACGC comes from Mycolicibacterium pulveris and encodes:
- a CDS encoding galactan 5-O-arabinofuranosyltransferase, with the translated sequence MRGATPVKVVGQLAAVAAVAAVVAVISLIAISQVDWPAYNSSNQLHALTTVGQVGCLAGLFGSGWVWRRGRRLLAWAGATVFLSAFSVVTLAMPLGATKLYLHGISVDQQFRTEYLTRFTDTAALHDMTYYGLPPFYPPGWFWIGGRLADLTGMPGWEMFKPWAIISITVAITAAFVLWAEMIRFEYALIVATATAAATLAYAPAEPYAAMITALLPPVFVLAWSGLRGGTRNGGWAAVIGVGIFLGVTALFYTLLFVFAAFTLAIMAFVLAVARRRLEPLLRLVAIGALSGAIALIGWGPWLAAAIKDEPADSGTAQHYLPSVGAELEFPMLHFTLLGALCMLGTLWLVWRARSSTRAGALAIAVLAVYAWSLLSMLTTLAGTTLLSFRLNPTLTVLLAAAGAFGFLEVTRAVAARAKPENAKRVVAAAATIGAIGAVTYSQDIPDVLRPDIAVAYTDTDGYGQRADRRPPGSERYYRELDVKIRETTGLPRNETVVMTADYSFLSYYPYYGFQGLTSHYANPLAQFEKRAEAIESWAKLTDADAFIEALDALPWKPPTVFLMRRGGPASSTDTYTLRLASDVYPNQPNVRRYHVALDEALFDDPRFDVSEIGPFVLAIRLPNYDQAP